A genomic window from Sulfurimonas paralvinellae includes:
- the nadD gene encoding nicotinate (nicotinamide) nucleotide adenylyltransferase, with product MNGIALYGGSFDPPHLGHEAVVKALEKLDFIKKVIIMPTFLNPFKETFTAPAELRLKWLKCIFADDEKVQISSFEVEKKRKVPAVETVKAMLQKYDPIYFVIGADNLASLHKWYRYDELKELVTFIVASRNDIEIPPNFLKLQIGVDIASSDLRDNIDISKLPKKCAQEIAHYYKEHNAKQN from the coding sequence ATGAATGGTATAGCACTCTATGGCGGCTCTTTTGATCCGCCTCACCTCGGTCATGAGGCAGTTGTAAAGGCTTTAGAAAAGTTAGATTTTATAAAAAAAGTTATCATCATGCCAACTTTTCTAAATCCCTTTAAAGAAACTTTTACAGCACCTGCCGAGTTACGGCTGAAGTGGCTGAAATGCATCTTTGCAGATGATGAAAAAGTTCAAATCAGCTCTTTTGAAGTTGAGAAAAAACGAAAAGTACCTGCTGTTGAAACAGTAAAAGCGATGTTGCAAAAGTATGATCCAATCTACTTTGTCATCGGTGCAGATAATCTTGCGTCACTCCATAAGTGGTATAGATATGATGAACTTAAAGAACTTGTCACTTTTATCGTAGCATCGCGGAATGACATAGAGATACCGCCAAATTTCTTAAAACTTCAGATAGGTGTCGATATTGCATCATCCGATTTAAGAGATAATATCGACATTTCAAAATTACCAAAAAAATGTGCACAGGAAATTGCACACTATTATAAGGAACATAATGCAAAACAGAATTGA
- the rsfS gene encoding ribosome silencing factor, with protein sequence MQNRIEKITQTLDKNKAEAIEVFDLRGKNYFVDYAIIASSLGQKHTTALLDHLKNSLKPEETFNNVDESGDWIVVDLGDVLIHIMTPEYRVKYDMETFLSELDADN encoded by the coding sequence ATGCAAAACAGAATTGAAAAAATAACTCAAACACTTGACAAGAACAAAGCCGAAGCAATCGAAGTCTTTGATCTGCGTGGGAAGAACTACTTTGTAGATTACGCCATCATCGCCTCATCACTTGGGCAAAAACACACGACAGCACTTTTAGACCATCTGAAAAACTCACTCAAACCTGAGGAAACATTTAACAATGTCGATGAGAGCGGTGACTGGATAGTTGTAGATCTCGGTGATGTTCTTATTCATATCATGACACCGGAATACAGAGTCAAATATGACATGGAAACTTTTTTAAGCGAACTTGATGCCGATAACTAA